The following proteins are co-located in the Granulicella pectinivorans genome:
- the dprA gene encoding DNA-processing protein DprA yields MGVQEGAAAEMRRLGWMALMLTPGMGTKGIHKAVERLGGEPERLFAASLTELEGLRIPAKAAQFLADGRARAAAEDEIRRVDEAGGCVISFEDDAYPARLREIFDPPAVLWVRGNLEALSRAGIAVVGTRQPSPYGAGMAERLSRDLALRKLVILSGMARGVDTAAHKGAIEAGGTTVSVWGTGIDVIYPKENKRLAEQIVACGGAVISEYPMGTFPAPQNFPIRNRILSGMSVGVLVIEAAEYSGTRITARCAMEQNRDVYAVPGNVTNKNAWGPNTLIKQGAKLTASWEDVWEDLPPEIRVGLEGDESKVKESASLFSDVAAPVAMGEHERVVFDRLRQDEAMQLDDLMEGLEGVLGSPEIFTALFELELSGRVRQLPGKNYVRTI; encoded by the coding sequence ATGGGTGTTCAAGAGGGGGCGGCGGCAGAGATGCGCCGTCTGGGGTGGATGGCGTTGATGCTGACGCCGGGGATGGGAACCAAGGGGATTCACAAGGCGGTCGAGCGGCTGGGTGGGGAGCCGGAGCGGCTTTTTGCGGCTTCGCTGACGGAGCTGGAAGGGTTGCGGATTCCGGCGAAGGCGGCGCAGTTTTTGGCGGATGGGCGTGCTCGGGCGGCTGCTGAGGATGAGATCCGGCGCGTGGATGAGGCGGGCGGGTGTGTGATTTCGTTTGAAGATGATGCGTATCCGGCGAGGCTGCGGGAGATCTTCGATCCGCCGGCGGTGCTTTGGGTGAGGGGGAACCTGGAGGCGCTGAGCCGGGCGGGGATCGCGGTGGTGGGGACGCGGCAGCCGAGTCCGTATGGGGCGGGGATGGCGGAGCGGCTGTCGCGGGATCTGGCGCTGCGGAAGCTGGTGATTCTGAGTGGGATGGCGCGGGGGGTGGACACGGCGGCGCATAAGGGCGCGATCGAAGCAGGCGGAACGACGGTTTCGGTGTGGGGGACGGGGATCGATGTGATCTATCCGAAGGAAAACAAGAGGCTTGCGGAGCAGATTGTGGCGTGTGGGGGCGCGGTGATCAGTGAGTATCCGATGGGGACGTTTCCGGCACCGCAGAACTTTCCGATTCGCAACCGGATTTTGAGCGGGATGAGCGTGGGGGTGCTGGTGATTGAGGCGGCGGAGTACTCTGGGACGAGGATTACGGCGCGATGCGCGATGGAGCAGAACCGGGACGTCTACGCCGTGCCGGGGAACGTGACGAACAAGAACGCCTGGGGGCCTAACACGCTGATTAAACAGGGCGCTAAGCTGACGGCGAGCTGGGAAGATGTGTGGGAGGATCTGCCGCCGGAGATCCGGGTTGGGCTGGAGGGCGATGAATCGAAGGTAAAGGAGAGTGCATCCTTATTTAGCGACGTGGCTGCTCCGGTGGCGATGGGGGAGCACGAGCGCGTTGTGTTCGACAGGCTGAGGCAGGATGAGGCGATGCAACTCGACGACCTGATGGAAGGGTTGGAGGGTGTGCTGGGTTCTCCGGAGATCTTTACGGCGCTGTTCGAGCTGGAGCTGAGTGGACGTGTGAGGCAGTTGCCGGGGAAGAATTATGTGCGGACAATCTGA
- a CDS encoding acyltransferase family protein — protein MPLPDTRVESTISHPTAKSLLRPYYPAFDGLRGLAILVVCLAHYLNIAWPQIYPVLFWGSSAIDLFFVLSGFLITGVLFDALPYARFFRTFYTRRALRLLPPFLFVWAILLLIALFLHPVWSLYNFSFLVCLGNLFTPAGIAGYHADPSFFCYVSASGHRFYATISHMWTLSQEEQFYLVWPFALFFIRDRRLLIRLCLIGAVLTLGLRVFLLFHADPRLLAADLLYYNPFTRFDSHLIGAALALIVRGETFRRLALPRLRAISRSLFFTPIMTIALLEFFVGRRWPLSHHHPLFTTVGFTFDCIATTGLMLMCIDPRAIATRIFSHPGFTGIGRISYSFYLFHYLPMQFFVNQHDLLARHHLLIAIPVIALGATYLTATLSYLYLERPVRSLSTRLAPNPASLKRPA, from the coding sequence ATGCCCTTACCGGACACGCGCGTCGAATCCACCATATCGCACCCGACAGCGAAATCCCTCCTGCGCCCCTACTACCCCGCCTTCGATGGCCTCCGCGGCCTCGCCATCCTCGTCGTCTGCCTTGCCCACTACCTCAACATCGCCTGGCCGCAGATCTACCCGGTCCTCTTCTGGGGATCGTCCGCCATCGACCTCTTCTTCGTCCTCTCCGGCTTCCTCATCACCGGCGTCCTCTTCGACGCGCTCCCCTACGCACGCTTCTTCCGCACCTTCTACACCCGGCGAGCTCTCCGCCTCCTGCCCCCCTTCCTCTTCGTCTGGGCCATCCTTCTCCTCATCGCGCTCTTCCTGCACCCGGTCTGGAGCCTCTACAACTTCTCCTTCCTCGTCTGCCTCGGCAATCTCTTCACCCCCGCCGGCATCGCCGGATACCACGCCGACCCCTCGTTCTTCTGCTACGTCTCCGCAAGCGGCCATCGCTTCTACGCCACCATCAGCCACATGTGGACCCTCTCCCAGGAGGAGCAGTTCTACCTCGTCTGGCCATTCGCCCTCTTCTTCATCCGAGACCGCCGCCTCCTCATCCGCCTCTGCCTCATCGGTGCCGTCCTCACCCTCGGCCTGCGCGTCTTTCTCCTCTTCCACGCCGACCCGCGCCTGCTCGCCGCCGACCTCCTCTACTACAACCCCTTCACCCGCTTCGACTCGCACCTCATCGGTGCCGCCCTCGCCCTCATCGTGCGCGGCGAAACCTTCCGGCGCCTCGCCCTACCGCGCCTCCGCGCCATCTCACGCTCCCTCTTCTTCACCCCCATCATGACCATCGCCCTGCTCGAGTTCTTCGTCGGCAGACGCTGGCCCCTCAGCCACCACCATCCCCTCTTCACCACCGTCGGCTTCACCTTCGACTGCATCGCCACCACCGGCCTCATGCTCATGTGCATCGACCCGCGCGCCATCGCCACGCGCATCTTCTCTCACCCCGGCTTCACCGGCATCGGCCGCATCTCGTACTCCTTCTACCTCTTCCACTACCTGCCAATGCAGTTCTTCGTGAACCAGCACGACCTCCTCGCCCGCCACCACCTGCTCATCGCCATCCCCGTCATCGCTCTCGGCGCAACCTACCTCACCGCGACCCTCAGCTACCTCTACCTCGAACGCCCCGTCCGCAGCCTATCCACCCGACTGGCCCCAAATCCAGCCAGCCTGAAGCGACCCGCCTGA
- a CDS encoding menaquinone biosynthetic enzyme MqnA/MqnD family protein yields the protein MPRLRIAAIDFLNPAPLLYNFEHAPAAAELATRYDVNYTLPSQCAADLLAGRADLGLIPIAALTEDLAIVPGCTIASLHKVRSIQLIVRGNRPLEDVRTIATDTASRSSLAYTQILFRSFLASDPLFLPPMSADPVAMLTQADAALLIGDPALLAIENRHTIEARIGPCTWIDIAEQWTNHTHLPWVAAVWAVRPEALTPESATRLHSDLTASRDAGLAHREDIVREWTTRISIPPGVIRHYLHENIHYILNPDCIQAIEFFRAQAASIGALPPLPKLRFLTT from the coding sequence GTGCCCCGCCTCCGCATCGCCGCCATCGACTTCCTCAATCCCGCCCCACTCCTCTACAACTTCGAGCACGCCCCCGCCGCCGCCGAGCTCGCCACGCGCTACGACGTCAACTACACCCTGCCCTCGCAGTGTGCCGCCGATCTCCTCGCCGGTCGCGCCGATCTCGGCCTCATCCCCATCGCCGCCCTCACCGAAGACCTCGCCATCGTCCCCGGATGCACCATCGCCAGCCTTCACAAGGTCCGCTCCATCCAGCTCATCGTCCGCGGCAACCGCCCCCTCGAAGACGTCCGCACCATCGCCACCGACACAGCCTCCCGCAGCTCCCTCGCCTACACCCAGATCCTCTTCCGCAGCTTCCTCGCCTCCGATCCCCTCTTCCTCCCGCCCATGTCCGCTGACCCCGTCGCCATGCTCACCCAGGCCGACGCCGCCCTCCTCATCGGCGACCCAGCCCTCCTCGCCATCGAAAACCGCCACACCATCGAAGCCCGCATCGGCCCCTGCACCTGGATCGACATCGCCGAGCAGTGGACCAATCACACCCATCTCCCCTGGGTCGCCGCCGTCTGGGCCGTCCGCCCCGAAGCCCTCACGCCCGAATCCGCCACCCGCCTCCACAGCGATCTCACCGCATCCCGCGACGCCGGCCTCGCCCATCGCGAAGACATCGTCCGCGAGTGGACCACACGCATCTCCATCCCGCCAGGCGTCATCCGCCACTACCTCCACGAGAACATCCACTACATCCTCAACCCCGACTGCATCCAGGCCATCGAGTTCTTTCGCGCACAGGCAGCCTCCATCGGAGCTCTCCCTCCACTTCCAAAGCTCCGTTTTCTAACAACTTAG
- a CDS encoding YqaA family protein: MTHPLAILHQAAAPGSILASLAPAHHHSNPLLHLFLSLGIFGIFLVSIVDSSFIPLPIPGLTDIMIVVVAAQRDGWLQACLLVFLATFGSAIGGFVSYQVGQSGGMAFLEKRVPPRVFKRVTQWMEDHNILAVALPAILPPPMPLSPFVLAAGALRMSREKFMWTFTLSRLGRHIIALWLGIHYGKQVLSLWAKFSQRWAVPFLVTLWSVIIVFCVIAFVRIYKTSKSVNVRFRQPAA, translated from the coding sequence ATGACGCATCCGCTCGCCATCCTGCACCAGGCAGCCGCCCCCGGCTCTATCCTTGCGTCGCTTGCCCCAGCGCATCACCACTCCAACCCGCTCCTCCATCTCTTCCTTTCCCTCGGCATCTTCGGCATCTTCCTCGTCTCCATCGTCGACTCGTCCTTCATCCCCCTCCCCATCCCCGGCCTCACCGACATCATGATCGTCGTCGTCGCGGCCCAGCGAGACGGCTGGCTCCAGGCCTGCCTGCTTGTCTTCCTCGCCACCTTCGGCTCCGCCATCGGAGGCTTCGTCTCCTACCAGGTCGGCCAGTCCGGAGGCATGGCCTTCCTCGAAAAACGCGTGCCGCCCCGGGTCTTCAAACGCGTCACCCAGTGGATGGAGGATCACAACATCCTCGCCGTCGCCCTACCCGCCATCCTGCCCCCACCCATGCCACTCAGCCCCTTCGTCCTCGCCGCCGGAGCCCTCCGGATGTCCCGCGAGAAATTCATGTGGACCTTCACCCTCAGCCGCCTCGGCCGCCACATCATCGCCCTCTGGCTGGGCATCCACTATGGCAAACAGGTCCTTTCGCTCTGGGCAAAGTTCTCCCAGCGCTGGGCAGTCCCTTTTCTCGTCACACTGTGGTCCGTCATCATTGTTTTCTGCGTCATAGCATTTGTAAGAATCTACAAAACATCAAAATCCGTGAACGTCCGGTTTCGCCAGCCGGCCGCCTGA
- a CDS encoding PadR family transcriptional regulator, which translates to MKSDGEFGATAHALLGLLSIRAMSGYDMRQMVSETIGHFWSESYGQIYPALKKMAEAGLVEKRTETQEGRPDRHVYTLTEAGRARLAGWLELPVKRDVIRNELLLKLFFGAHAGEGVNRAHVAAYLEAQEKDAAMFAGMAAHLRKTYARDPQMPFWLITLSRGRHDALASVAWAKETLEVLDGLAS; encoded by the coding sequence ATGAAGAGTGATGGTGAGTTCGGGGCTACGGCGCATGCCTTGCTGGGGCTGCTGAGTATCCGGGCGATGTCGGGGTATGACATGCGGCAGATGGTGTCGGAGACGATTGGGCACTTCTGGAGCGAGAGCTATGGGCAGATCTATCCAGCGCTGAAGAAGATGGCCGAGGCGGGGCTGGTGGAGAAGAGGACCGAGACGCAGGAGGGAAGGCCGGACCGGCATGTGTATACGCTGACGGAGGCCGGACGGGCTCGGCTGGCGGGGTGGCTGGAGTTGCCGGTGAAGCGGGATGTGATTCGCAATGAGTTGCTGCTGAAGCTGTTTTTCGGGGCGCATGCCGGCGAAGGGGTGAATCGGGCGCATGTGGCTGCGTACCTGGAGGCTCAGGAGAAGGATGCGGCGATGTTCGCGGGGATGGCGGCGCATCTGCGCAAGACGTATGCGCGGGATCCTCAGATGCCATTCTGGCTGATTACGCTGAGCCGGGGGCGGCATGATGCGCTGGCGAGCGTGGCTTGGGCGAAGGAGACGTTGGAGGTGCTGGATGGATTGGCTTCCTGA
- a CDS encoding beta-ketoacyl-ACP synthase III yields MTLKLTLKPRVAVRAKISSVGTYVPPKLLTNADLEKMVATSDEWIIERTGIRERHVVEKGVATSDLAVEAAKKCLARRGIGAEEVEVIIVATVTPDMFFPATACLVQDKLGAKGAWGFDLSAACSGFLYALQVGAKLVESGAHKKVMVIGADVMSSILDYTDRTTCILFGDGAGAVLLEPCEGDEVGLVDYVHEIDGSGASSLYMPGGGSLHPSTAETVAARMHYVHQAGGAVFKIAVRKMSELSEAVLKRNDLTAEDIDLLIPHQANKRIILATAERLEMPEEKIIINIGEFGNTTCGTIPLAMNTALEQGRLKKGTKVLLAAFGGGFTVGATLLQWEMD; encoded by the coding sequence ATGACTTTGAAGTTGACGTTGAAGCCCCGGGTAGCGGTTCGCGCGAAGATCAGTTCAGTAGGAACATACGTTCCACCAAAATTGCTGACCAATGCGGATCTTGAGAAGATGGTCGCCACGAGCGACGAATGGATTATCGAACGGACGGGGATTCGCGAGAGGCACGTCGTCGAGAAGGGTGTGGCGACGAGCGACCTTGCGGTAGAGGCCGCGAAGAAGTGTCTTGCGCGGCGCGGGATCGGGGCCGAGGAGGTCGAGGTCATCATCGTCGCGACGGTGACGCCGGATATGTTCTTTCCGGCGACGGCGTGCCTGGTGCAGGACAAGCTGGGGGCGAAGGGCGCGTGGGGATTCGACCTTTCGGCGGCGTGCTCGGGCTTTCTGTATGCGCTGCAGGTGGGCGCGAAGCTGGTGGAGAGCGGCGCGCACAAGAAGGTGATGGTGATTGGCGCGGATGTGATGAGCTCGATTCTGGACTATACGGACCGGACGACCTGTATCCTGTTCGGCGATGGCGCTGGCGCGGTGCTGCTGGAGCCCTGCGAGGGCGATGAGGTCGGTCTGGTCGACTATGTCCACGAGATCGATGGGTCGGGGGCTTCGAGTCTTTATATGCCGGGGGGCGGAAGTCTGCATCCCTCGACGGCGGAGACGGTCGCGGCGCGGATGCACTATGTCCACCAGGCGGGCGGCGCGGTGTTCAAGATTGCCGTGCGGAAGATGTCGGAGCTGAGCGAGGCCGTGCTGAAGCGGAACGATCTGACGGCCGAGGATATCGACCTGCTGATTCCGCACCAGGCGAATAAGAGGATCATTCTGGCTACGGCGGAGCGGTTGGAGATGCCGGAGGAGAAGATCATCATCAACATTGGCGAGTTCGGCAATACGACGTGCGGTACGATTCCGCTGGCGATGAACACGGCTCTGGAGCAGGGACGGCTGAAGAAGGGGACGAAGGTGCTGCTAGCGGCGTTCGGGGGCGGGTTTACGGTGGGAGCGACGCTGCTGCAGTGGGAGATGGATTAG